Genomic segment of Candidatus Marsarchaeota archaeon:
TACTTCTTCGAGGACCTTGTAGTGCTCCTGCTTGAGCAGTAACCGACCGTAAAGCTTAATACCTGTTTACGCAACTATACCTGCATGCAGGGGTAGCAAAGCATGGCCAAATGCGGCGGGTTTAGGGCCCGTTCCCGTAGGGGTTCGAGAGTTCAAATCTCTCCCCCTGCATTCATGCGCATGGCGCTCTACGCATGAAGGCTCCCACTCCCTGACTTCTTTACCATGAAAGAGCCGCTCGGCAACTGCTGCATTACAGCATCTATATTGTTGAAGTCCAAAGCAGCCGCAATGCTTTTCGCTGCATCTGACTTCTTCTCGCTGCCTTGCTCTACCGTTACGTATGTGCCAGGCTTCTCATTTCCATTCATGGCCTCGAATGTCTTGGCCGGCACGGCATTGAGCCTGCCATCCTTTACGAACAGGCATAGAGCCAGCCTCACGCCCCGGTACCATTCCCTCTCTCCTCTGAGCGAGAAGCTGCCTGTCCCTAGCGCGCCTTTGTTGGTGAGCTTGCCCACCTGGTCGCGCTTCATGGCATAGACGTCTATCGTGCCAAGGCCCTTCTCCCATGCGCTGGAATAGCAGGCGGCGAACTGCGCGGCCTCTTCCCTGACCGCTGTTGGCGCGCCGGTTCCGTTCTTCAGCACCACGACAGAGGCGCCGAATATGTCCGAATGGAAGAAAAGATCGTTGTCATCGAAATGCTTGGAGTTTATAGCTTCGTTCTGCCTTGCATCGCGGCCCCCTATGGCGAGCATACCGTTGCTGGCAAGGAACCAGTGGAACTTCTCGTACCATTCCTTCGCAGTCACTGTAGTTATGCTCCTCTTTTTAACTTTCTGCGCAGCTCCGGCTTCCTCAAATCTCTTCTCCAGCTCCGCCATGGCTTTCTCCGCGCCTGCCCTCTTGCGCTCGAGCTTCTTGGCTTTCTCGTAGTAGGCATTGGCGTTGTCCTGCGCGCTCTTGGTGAAGTCTATGTCAACATCCATCCGCGCCACCAGCGCACGGCAATTGCTGCCGCTTCATATCAGAGACAAGGTGCCGGTAACAATCAGCGAGACAACTATGGCGAATACAAGGCCCAGCACCCCGATAAGCAGTATGCCAAATATTATTATCTTCGCGCTCTTGTTGAACTCCACCTGTGAGGGCTTGTAGCTTATGTTTATTATGTGCCTCGAGTTCTGTATGAAGCTCCTGAGCGATGCCTTTGTGAACATTAAATCCCCATGTATGCATTGTCCGGTAATTGATTGTCGCAGGTGCTTAAATAGCTTGCGCCAGGCCAGATATGGGTTTTTAGCTGTGTAAAGCCATTGACGAACCATGTACAAGTATGAGCATGCAGTTGTGCATTTCGGCGAGCTCTGGCTGAAGGGGAGGAACCGTGAAGCCTTCATACGGTGCCTAGTATCGAATATTCGCACGTCGCTCGATGGGACAGGCGCAAGCATAGAGAGGATGCGCGACAGGCTGATGGTGAACGTTGCTGAACCGGCAGGCATGGATGAGGTGCTGTCCAGGCTGGGCCACGTGTTCGGGATATCGTGGTACGCGCCTGTTGCCATTGCACGCAGGAATGCCGATGATGCCATTGCCATGGCAGCGCGCCTAGTAGACAAAGGAGCTAAGATCAGGCTTGAGGCGCACAGGTCCGACAAGAGCGTTCCATTCACGTCCAAGGATCTTGTCGGCGAATTCCTGCGCCGCAAAAACGAGCTTCAATTCACGCTCGACAAGGATGCCAAAGATACGCTCTTCATAGAGGTCACGCGCGAAGGCATGCTGATGCACACCCAACATATCGCAGGCCTGGGCGGGCTGCCAGTAAGAGTATCGGGCAAGGCTGTTGTGCTGATGTCAGGGGGCATAGATTCGCCGGTCGCGGCCTTCTACGCAATGCGCCGCGGCCTCGAGCCCATATACCTGCACTTCCATGCGTTCCAAAGCAATGACGATGTGAAGGGCACGAAGATACCGTTGATACTAGATATTTTGGAGCGCTACGGCCCTGCCAGGACCTACTATGCGCCTGCGCATGTCTTCCAGAGCATAGCAATGAAGCTGCCCCAGAAGTTCGAGCTCGTCCTGTTCAAGAAATTCATGCTGGCTGTTGCGGAGCGCGTGGCGCTAAAGGAGCATGCGGTCGCCATAGTGACCGGAGAGAGCCTTGGCCAGGTGGCTTCGCAGACGGTCAAGAATCTCACTGCGTCAGAGCGCAGCACCAAGATGTTCATAATGCGGCCGCTGATAGGGATGGACAAGTCCGAGATAATAGGTGTTGCAAAGCGCATCGGCACGTTCGAGCTATCGGTGCAGAAATACCGCGACGTCTGCTCCATACGCGCCAAGAACCCTGCAACTGGCGCATCAGCAGAGGCAATCGGCAGGCTCTACAAAGACTCAGGCATGACCAGCGCAGTCAGCCAAACCCTAAAAAGGATGGGTGGCGCAGTCAGGGCATAAACCCCAAACTTATCTATTTAAAGCTTGTCATTCAATATTGTGCAGTGCATAAGGTGTGATAATGGCAGAGAGAAAAATGGTAGTTACATTAGACCCGAGTATGCAGTACTCGAGACAGCTGCATCATGCAGAGAAACACTCAGGCTGGCACATCTTTAGGGCCCTATACTGGGGCATATACCTATTCTTCATCGGGTCAATCCTGTACGTCTATGTGCCTCTCAGGATTAGCGTCGCGCAATTCTTCGGCATGTCCCTGCTGGTCTTCTCAATTTTCTTCATAGTGTACGGCTTCGTTACGGCGCTTCACCTGAAGCTGATGAAGAGGTACGCATAAGCGTACTCTTTTCCTTTTCTTTTTTCTTTAATTTCCGCTCTATCAATGGCTTTTATATCTATCCTGGAAAATAACAACAGAGGGCAGAGACCTGCAGGTCTGCTTTGCCCGCATTACAGACTGATCCCATGCGAAATATCTACGAAGCCAAGCACTACAAGCTCTTCATACTGATACCGCTGTCGTTGCTTCTCATCAGCCTGTATTTCATACCGAAGATACAGCTCGATTCATCGCTTGCCGGGGGCGTGAGCATAAGCTTCAGCACCTCAAACGCAGTCAGCGTGCAGAACCTTACCAGGGAACTCTCGGCGCATATACCTAACACGCAGGTCTCGAAATCATCGCTCAACGGGGTTACCAGCCTGCTCGTGACGTTCCCTGCAAACTCGAGCTTGGCGGCCGGAAGCGCCTCGCTGCTTGATGTCTATGGCTGGTATTCGAACTACACTGTCGCATCAGTTGACGTGGCCTCCTTGCAGTCGCAGCTCTCCACCCAGCCAGGCAACGCCACCGTAAAAGCGGCTCTTGGCGCTTGGCAGGCGAACCAGACAAAGGCGCTGTCAGCGATGGGTGCATCGCTAGGCGCCGAATTGTCCGACCTGCGCCCTGTCACGGGCAGCAACTACAGCCCGTCATACAACTCCAGCAGCGCGGCATCTATGCAGTCTGCCGCGCAAGCAGCCTACTCGAATGCATCTTCAATCTACAAGGCGCATCTGGTAAAGCTGCTGGGCTCTTACGTTACGCTGTCGAATTACTCGTATAACGACGTAACGCCCACACTCGGCAGCTACTTCCTGGCGCAGATACGCAACATAATAATCGTCGCCTTCATTCTTGTGGCAATCGCTGTATTCTTCATATTCCGTACGCCAATCCCATCGCTGGCCGTAGTATTCGGTGCAGCAAACGACATAATCGTGGCGCTGGGCGCCATGGGCGCCTTCCACATACCGCTAGGCATAGCTTCGGTAGGCGGCATACTGATGCTCATAGGCTTCTCTATCGATACCGACCTTCTCTCGTCCATAAGGATTCTCAAGAGGAGCGAAGGCACGCCGACCGAGCGCGCCATGTCTACGTTCAAGACTGGCATTACAATGACGAGCACTGCCATAATATCCTTCGCGACGCTGTTCGCCATCTCGTATTTCGCGTTCATAACTACGTACGTAGAGATATCAGGCGTAGTTCTATTCGGCCTGCTGGCCGACATATTCACCACGTGGTTTGGCAACACAGTAATGGTGGTATGGTATAAGAAGCGCAGGGATCGCGTAT
This window contains:
- the thiI gene encoding tRNA 4-thiouridine(8) synthase ThiI, giving the protein MYKYEHAVVHFGELWLKGRNREAFIRCLVSNIRTSLDGTGASIERMRDRLMVNVAEPAGMDEVLSRLGHVFGISWYAPVAIARRNADDAIAMAARLVDKGAKIRLEAHRSDKSVPFTSKDLVGEFLRRKNELQFTLDKDAKDTLFIEVTREGMLMHTQHIAGLGGLPVRVSGKAVVLMSGGIDSPVAAFYAMRRGLEPIYLHFHAFQSNDDVKGTKIPLILDILERYGPARTYYAPAHVFQSIAMKLPQKFELVLFKKFMLAVAERVALKEHAVAIVTGESLGQVASQTVKNLTASERSTKMFIMRPLIGMDKSEIIGVAKRIGTFELSVQKYRDVCSIRAKNPATGASAEAIGRLYKDSGMTSAVSQTLKRMGGAVRA
- a CDS encoding NFACT RNA binding domain-containing protein, with amino-acid sequence MDVDIDFTKSAQDNANAYYEKAKKLERKRAGAEKAMAELEKRFEEAGAAQKVKKRSITTVTAKEWYEKFHWFLASNGMLAIGGRDARQNEAINSKHFDDNDLFFHSDIFGASVVVLKNGTGAPTAVREEAAQFAACYSSAWEKGLGTIDVYAMKRDQVGKLTNKGALGTGSFSLRGEREWYRGVRLALCLFVKDGRLNAVPAKTFEAMNGNEKPGTYVTVEQGSEKKSDAAKSIAAALDFNNIDAVMQQLPSGSFMVKKSGSGSLHA
- a CDS encoding protein translocase SEC61 complex subunit gamma, with translation MFTKASLRSFIQNSRHIINISYKPSQVEFNKSAKIIIFGILLIGVLGLVFAIVVSLIVTGTLSLI